In one Pseudomonas sp. R84 genomic region, the following are encoded:
- the cueA gene encoding copper resistance metal-translocating P1-type ATPase CueA, which yields MSDSITFDLPIAGMTCASCAGRVERALSKVSGASAVSVNLATEQARVQAPGDSLPALMDAVERAGYSVPQQTIELNIEGMTCASCVGRVERALSKVLGVKSVSVNLANERAHLELLGQVDSQTLLDAVSKAGYSASVWQAEHPQTDKQQQRLKHERWALICAIALALPLVAPMLLQPFGIHWMLPAWAQFALATPVQFIFGARFYVAAWKAVRAGAGNMDLLVALGTSAGYGLSLYEWATAAGRMPHLYFEASAVVIALVLLGKYLESRAKRQTASAIRALEALRPERAIQVIDGREQDVAISALRLNDLVLVKPGERFPVDGEVIEGQSHADEALISGESLPVPKQPGDKVTGGAINGEGRLLVRTQALGAETVLARIIRLVEDAQAAKAPIQKLVDNVSQVFVPTVLVLALATLIGWWLYGAPMETALINAVAVLVIACPCALGLATPTAIMAGTGVAARHGILIKDAEALERAHEVSSVVFDKTGTLTSGTPRIAHFSAVDGDEDALLKLAGALQRGSEHPLAKAVLDAAAERGLNVPDVSDSQSLTGRGIAGNLDGRRLALGNRRLLDESGLSAGDLAESASAWETEGRTLSWLIEQSPEQKVLGLFAFGDTLKPGALEAVQQLAARNIHSHLLTGDNRGSARVVAEALGISNVHAEVLPADKAATVSELKKTGVVAMVGDGINDAPALAAADIGIAMGGGTDVAMHAAGITLMRGDPRLVPAALEISRKTYAKIRQNLFWAFVYNLIGIPLAAFGFLNPVLAGAAMALSSVSVVSNALLLKTWKPKDLEEHR from the coding sequence ATGTCCGATTCCATCACTTTCGACCTGCCGATTGCCGGCATGACCTGCGCCAGTTGTGCCGGGCGTGTCGAGCGGGCCTTGAGCAAAGTCAGCGGCGCCAGTGCCGTCAGCGTCAATCTCGCCACCGAGCAGGCCCGTGTGCAAGCGCCGGGCGACAGTCTGCCGGCGTTGATGGACGCGGTCGAACGTGCCGGTTACAGCGTCCCGCAGCAGACTATCGAATTGAATATCGAAGGCATGACCTGCGCGTCCTGCGTCGGTCGCGTCGAACGCGCCCTGAGCAAAGTCCTCGGGGTGAAAAGTGTCAGCGTTAACCTGGCCAACGAACGTGCGCACCTCGAATTGCTCGGTCAGGTCGATTCGCAAACCCTGCTCGACGCCGTGAGCAAGGCCGGCTACTCGGCCAGCGTCTGGCAAGCCGAACACCCACAAACCGATAAACAACAACAGCGCCTGAAACATGAACGCTGGGCACTGATCTGCGCGATCGCCCTCGCCCTGCCGCTGGTGGCGCCGATGTTGCTGCAACCGTTCGGCATCCACTGGATGCTCCCGGCATGGGCGCAATTCGCCCTCGCCACGCCCGTGCAGTTCATTTTCGGTGCACGCTTCTACGTCGCCGCATGGAAAGCCGTTCGCGCTGGCGCCGGCAATATGGACTTGCTGGTCGCCCTCGGCACCAGCGCCGGTTACGGCCTGAGCCTTTACGAATGGGCCACCGCTGCCGGGCGCATGCCGCATCTGTATTTCGAAGCGTCGGCGGTGGTCATTGCCCTGGTACTGCTCGGCAAATACCTGGAGAGCCGCGCCAAACGCCAGACCGCCAGCGCCATCCGCGCGCTGGAAGCGTTGCGTCCGGAGCGGGCGATTCAAGTGATCGACGGCCGCGAGCAGGATGTCGCCATCAGCGCGTTGCGCCTCAACGATCTGGTGCTGGTCAAACCCGGCGAACGTTTCCCGGTCGATGGCGAAGTCATCGAGGGCCAGAGTCATGCCGACGAAGCACTGATCAGCGGCGAGAGTCTGCCGGTGCCGAAACAACCGGGGGACAAGGTCACCGGCGGCGCGATCAATGGCGAGGGTCGCTTGCTGGTGCGCACCCAGGCGCTCGGTGCGGAAACCGTTCTGGCACGGATTATTCGTCTGGTAGAAGACGCCCAAGCCGCCAAAGCGCCGATCCAGAAACTCGTGGATAACGTCAGTCAGGTATTCGTGCCCACCGTGCTGGTTTTAGCGTTGGCGACACTGATCGGCTGGTGGCTCTACGGCGCACCGATGGAGACCGCGTTGATCAACGCCGTCGCGGTGCTGGTCATCGCCTGCCCGTGTGCATTGGGCCTTGCCACGCCGACGGCGATCATGGCCGGCACCGGCGTAGCGGCGCGTCACGGCATTCTGATCAAGGACGCCGAAGCGCTGGAACGCGCCCATGAAGTTAGCAGCGTGGTCTTCGACAAGACCGGCACGCTGACCTCTGGCACACCGCGTATCGCCCATTTCAGTGCAGTGGATGGTGATGAAGACGCGCTGCTGAAACTGGCCGGCGCCCTGCAACGCGGCAGTGAACACCCACTGGCCAAAGCAGTGTTGGATGCGGCTGCTGAACGAGGTCTGAACGTGCCAGATGTCAGCGACAGCCAGTCGCTGACCGGTCGCGGCATTGCCGGCAATCTCGACGGCCGGCGTCTGGCGCTGGGCAATCGGCGCTTGCTGGACGAAAGCGGCTTGAGCGCTGGAGACCTTGCCGAATCCGCCAGCGCCTGGGAAACCGAAGGCCGCACGTTGTCGTGGTTGATCGAGCAAAGTCCTGAGCAAAAAGTACTCGGCTTGTTCGCCTTCGGTGACACCTTGAAACCCGGCGCACTTGAAGCCGTGCAACAACTTGCTGCCCGCAATATTCACAGCCATCTGCTGACTGGCGACAACCGTGGCAGCGCACGTGTGGTCGCCGAAGCGCTGGGCATCAGCAACGTCCACGCCGAAGTGCTGCCGGCGGACAAAGCCGCCACCGTCAGCGAGCTGAAGAAAACCGGCGTGGTCGCCATGGTCGGTGACGGCATCAACGACGCCCCGGCCCTCGCCGCTGCCGACATCGGTATCGCCATGGGCGGCGGCACCGACGTCGCCATGCACGCGGCGGGCATTACCCTGATGCGCGGCGATCCACGGCTGGTGCCGGCGGCACTGGAAATCAGCCGCAAGACTTATGCGAAGATCCGCCAGAACCTGTTCTGGGCCTTCGTCTACAACCTGATCGGCATTCCGCTGGCGGCGTTCGGCTTCCTTAATCCGGTGCTGGCCGGTGCGGCGATGGCGCTGTCGAGCGTCAGCGTGGTGAGCAATGCGCTACTGTTGAAAACCTGGAAACCCAAGGATCTGGAGGAGCACCGATGA
- a CDS encoding cation transporter, producing the protein MQVFNVQGMSCGHCVKAITSAVQAKDPAASVRVDLAAKEVGVESALTSDQVIEAISEEGYAVKLV; encoded by the coding sequence ATGCAAGTGTTCAACGTTCAAGGCATGTCCTGCGGTCACTGCGTCAAAGCCATCACCAGCGCAGTTCAGGCCAAAGATCCGGCGGCCAGTGTGCGGGTCGATCTGGCGGCGAAAGAGGTAGGCGTTGAGAGTGCGTTGACCAGCGATCAGGTCATCGAGGCGATCAGCGAAGAAGGCTACGCAGTGAAACTCGTCTGA
- a CDS encoding multidrug effflux MFS transporter, translated as MNFRTILILGALTAFGPLAIDFYLPAFPSMALAFGTDEKHVQMTLAAYFAGLSIGQLAYGPVADRFGRRIPLLVGLTLFTLASLACAYAPNLEWLIGARFVQALGGCAGMVISRAVVSDKCDAVGSAKVFSQLMLVMGLAPILAPMLGGLLVNTTGWQSIFLVLTGFSALAGLAVALGLPESMPAHMPRQPLSGALRQYGRLLKDRVYLGHALTGGIAIAGMFAYIAGSPFIFIKLYGVPAEHFGWLFGTNAAGFILVAQVNARMLAKRGPAFLLSRAVWVYFAAGLALLAVSAMHTESLWPLLIPLFICVSSLGCISPNAAACAMNGQGARAGSASALLGCMQFSVAAGASALVGVLHDGTAVPMAIVISLCGLLVVCVALLTRRLQNARALAQAQAEA; from the coding sequence ATGAACTTCCGTACCATTCTGATTCTCGGTGCCTTGACCGCCTTCGGGCCCTTGGCGATCGACTTCTATTTACCTGCCTTTCCCTCGATGGCGCTGGCGTTCGGCACCGATGAGAAACACGTGCAGATGACGCTGGCGGCGTATTTCGCCGGGTTGTCGATTGGCCAACTGGCTTATGGCCCGGTGGCGGATCGCTTTGGCCGACGCATTCCATTACTGGTCGGGCTCACGCTGTTCACCCTGGCATCCCTGGCCTGTGCTTATGCGCCAAATCTGGAATGGTTGATCGGCGCGCGTTTCGTCCAGGCACTTGGAGGCTGTGCAGGGATGGTGATTTCCCGGGCGGTGGTCAGCGACAAGTGCGACGCGGTGGGCTCGGCGAAAGTCTTCTCGCAATTGATGCTGGTGATGGGCCTGGCGCCGATTCTGGCGCCGATGCTCGGCGGTCTGCTGGTCAACACCACCGGCTGGCAGTCGATTTTCCTGGTGCTGACCGGGTTCAGCGCGCTGGCCGGTTTGGCCGTGGCGCTGGGCCTGCCGGAAAGTATGCCGGCGCACATGCCTCGCCAGCCGTTGTCCGGCGCGCTGCGTCAGTACGGTCGCTTGCTCAAGGACCGGGTTTACCTCGGCCATGCTCTGACTGGCGGCATCGCCATCGCCGGGATGTTTGCCTACATCGCCGGTTCGCCGTTTATCTTCATCAAACTGTATGGCGTGCCGGCCGAGCATTTCGGCTGGCTGTTCGGCACCAACGCGGCGGGGTTCATTCTGGTGGCGCAGGTCAACGCGCGGATGTTGGCCAAGCGCGGCCCGGCGTTCCTGTTGTCGCGGGCAGTGTGGGTGTATTTCGCTGCCGGGCTAGCGTTGCTCGCGGTCAGCGCAATGCACACCGAATCCTTGTGGCCGCTGCTGATTCCCCTGTTCATCTGCGTATCGAGCCTGGGTTGCATCAGCCCGAATGCCGCTGCCTGCGCGATGAACGGTCAGGGCGCACGGGCCGGCAGTGCTTCGGCACTGCTCGGCTGCATGCAATTCAGTGTCGCCGCTGGTGCTTCGGCGCTAGTGGGGGTGTTGCACGACGGCACCGCCGTGCCGATGGCAATAGTCATCAGCCTGTGCGGTTTGCTGGTGGTGTGCGTGGCGCTGCTCACCCGCCGTCTGCAGAATGCCCGGGCACTGGCGCAAGCTCAGGCCGAGGCATAA
- a CDS encoding zinc-binding alcohol dehydrogenase family protein translates to MKAIAYYASLPISDAQSLQDIELPEPVAGPRDVLVEVKAISVNPVDTKVRQNVAPENGAAKVLGWDVAGVVKAVGSEVTLFKTGDKVFYAGSIARAGGNSELHVVDERIVGHMPKSLGFADAAALPLTAITAWELLFERLQIRESKTNEDQSLLIVGAAGGVGSILTQLAKQLTGLKVIGTASREQTRDWVKELGADLVIDHSQPLSEELKRAGIDSVTHVASLTQTDQHLDQLVEALAPQGKLALIDDPKSLDVSKLKRKSLSLHWEFMYTRSLFETPDMIEQHKLLNRVAELIDAGTLKTTVGEHFGTINAANLRRAHELLESGKAKGKIVLEGF, encoded by the coding sequence ATGAAAGCCATCGCCTATTACGCTTCCTTGCCGATCAGCGACGCCCAATCCCTGCAAGACATCGAACTGCCAGAACCGGTCGCCGGCCCGCGCGACGTGCTGGTGGAAGTCAAAGCCATCTCGGTCAACCCGGTCGACACCAAAGTTCGGCAGAACGTGGCGCCGGAAAACGGCGCGGCGAAAGTGCTGGGCTGGGACGTCGCCGGTGTGGTCAAGGCTGTTGGTAGCGAAGTGACATTGTTCAAGACCGGCGACAAGGTCTTTTACGCCGGCTCCATCGCCCGTGCCGGCGGTAACAGCGAACTGCACGTGGTGGATGAACGCATCGTCGGCCATATGCCGAAATCCCTCGGTTTTGCCGACGCTGCCGCACTGCCACTGACCGCGATCACCGCGTGGGAATTGTTGTTCGAACGCCTGCAGATCCGCGAAAGCAAAACCAACGAAGATCAGAGCCTGCTGATCGTCGGTGCCGCCGGCGGGGTTGGCTCGATCCTCACGCAATTGGCCAAACAACTGACAGGCCTGAAGGTGATCGGCACCGCTTCCCGCGAGCAGACCCGCGATTGGGTCAAAGAGCTGGGCGCCGATCTGGTCATTGATCACAGCCAGCCGCTGAGCGAAGAGCTCAAGCGCGCCGGGATCGACAGCGTGACTCACGTCGCCAGCCTGACCCAGACCGATCAGCACCTCGATCAATTGGTCGAAGCCTTGGCGCCGCAGGGCAAACTGGCATTGATCGATGATCCGAAGTCGCTGGACGTAAGCAAACTCAAGCGCAAAAGCCTGTCGCTGCACTGGGAGTTCATGTACACCCGCTCGCTGTTCGAAACGCCGGACATGATCGAGCAGCACAAACTGCTCAATCGCGTGGCGGAGCTGATTGATGCCGGAACCTTGAAGACTACGGTGGGCGAGCATTTCGGCACGATCAATGCGGCGAACCTGCGCCGCGCCCATGAGTTGCTGGAAAGTGGCAAAGCCAAGGGGAAAATTGTTTTAGAAGGTTTCTAA
- a CDS encoding putative quinol monooxygenase: protein MSQPFTAIATLVAKPGQQDLLEQGLRALVEPSRAEDGCSQYDLHRDLADPQVFYVIEHWASEAILEAHNNSAHFQHFQASAGHTIEHFQLKRLGAIA, encoded by the coding sequence ATGTCCCAGCCATTCACCGCTATCGCCACCCTGGTTGCCAAACCGGGCCAACAGGATCTCCTCGAACAGGGTCTACGCGCCTTGGTTGAACCGAGCCGCGCCGAGGACGGTTGCAGCCAGTACGACTTGCACCGCGACCTCGCCGACCCGCAGGTGTTTTATGTGATCGAACACTGGGCCAGCGAAGCGATTCTCGAGGCGCACAACAACAGCGCGCACTTTCAGCATTTCCAGGCCAGCGCCGGCCACACCATCGAACACTTCCAGCTCAAGCGCCTCGGCGCGATTGCCTGA
- a CDS encoding LysR family transcriptional regulator has translation MLRFDDLQLFVRAADLGSLSAAARVMDMSAAVASAALKRIEQQLGARLLARSTRSLRLTAEGEGFLEYARAALSNLDEGRRLLASGQDQVSGVLQLSAPSDFGRNLLLPWLDEFQREHPKLTVRLLLGDRIADLFRQPVDVALRYGEPEDSSLVALPIAPNNRRVLCASPAYLARHGEPRQLEQLAQHNCLLYMLGSRVHDHWSFHDGKREVGLTVSGDRFSDDADVVRLWAVAGAGIAYKSWLDVGADVLAGRLKVLLPELLCERAPLNLLCAHRAQLSKPVNLLREMLASRCADLSSQFPAFPKVDH, from the coding sequence ATGCTGCGTTTCGATGACTTGCAGTTGTTTGTCCGGGCGGCGGATCTGGGCAGTCTGTCGGCGGCTGCGCGAGTAATGGACATGTCTGCGGCCGTGGCCAGTGCGGCGTTAAAGCGAATCGAACAACAACTCGGCGCGCGGTTGCTCGCGCGTTCGACCCGCAGTTTGCGTCTGACGGCCGAGGGTGAGGGCTTTCTCGAATACGCCCGCGCGGCGTTGAGCAACCTCGATGAAGGCCGGCGCTTGCTGGCCAGCGGGCAGGATCAGGTCAGCGGGGTGTTGCAGTTGTCGGCGCCTTCGGACTTCGGCCGCAACCTGTTGCTGCCGTGGCTCGATGAGTTCCAGCGCGAGCACCCGAAGCTGACCGTGCGTTTGCTGCTTGGCGACCGCATCGCCGATCTGTTTCGGCAACCGGTGGACGTCGCCTTGCGTTATGGCGAGCCGGAAGACTCAAGCCTGGTCGCATTGCCCATCGCCCCGAACAATCGTCGTGTGCTGTGCGCCTCGCCGGCGTATCTGGCCCGGCACGGCGAACCGCGTCAGCTCGAGCAATTGGCTCAGCACAACTGCCTGTTGTACATGCTCGGCAGCCGGGTTCATGACCATTGGAGTTTTCACGACGGTAAACGTGAAGTCGGCCTGACCGTCAGTGGCGACCGTTTCAGCGATGACGCCGACGTTGTGCGCCTGTGGGCGGTGGCTGGCGCCGGAATTGCCTACAAGTCGTGGCTGGACGTGGGCGCCGATGTGCTGGCCGGGCGTCTCAAAGTGCTGCTGCCGGAGTTGCTGTGTGAGCGCGCACCGCTGAATTTGTTGTGCGCCCATCGCGCTCAATTGAGTAAGCCGGTGAACCTACTGAGGGAAATGCTCGCCAGCCGATGCGCTGATTTGAGTAGTCAATTTCCCGCTTTTCCGAAAGTTGATCATTAG
- a CDS encoding helix-turn-helix transcriptional regulator: protein MEHAPCISQIATLLADPKRSAMMWALMDGSARQTEELALLAGLSTSSASAHLARLSTGGLLKVEVRGRKRFFRLSAPEVGAAIEALASATIASAPREIPEVFKRTTPMAKPQTAPSSLLRARFCDDHLGGTLAADLYQRMLDAGWIEQLEQRVVVTHKGAKLLAGRGVFIQALAHRNVQVACACPDWSERRPHMGGSLGAALLQLFMQSGWLTLPNDSRALQLTATGQRELHRFAKETELEMAF from the coding sequence ATGGAACATGCACCTTGCATCAGCCAGATCGCCACGTTGCTGGCCGACCCCAAGCGCAGCGCGATGATGTGGGCGTTGATGGATGGCTCGGCCCGGCAAACCGAGGAGCTTGCGCTACTGGCAGGGCTGTCGACGTCGTCGGCCAGCGCGCACTTGGCGCGGCTTTCCACGGGTGGTCTGTTGAAGGTCGAAGTCCGTGGTCGCAAACGGTTTTTCCGTCTCTCGGCACCGGAGGTCGGCGCTGCGATAGAAGCGCTGGCCAGCGCTACCATCGCCAGTGCTCCAAGGGAGATTCCCGAGGTATTCAAGCGCACCACCCCCATGGCCAAACCGCAGACCGCGCCGTCCTCATTGTTGCGCGCGCGTTTTTGCGATGACCATCTGGGCGGTACGCTGGCGGCGGATCTGTATCAGCGGATGCTCGATGCCGGTTGGATCGAACAGCTTGAACAACGCGTCGTGGTGACCCACAAAGGGGCGAAATTGTTGGCTGGGCGCGGTGTGTTCATTCAAGCGCTGGCTCATCGCAACGTACAAGTGGCGTGCGCTTGTCCGGACTGGAGCGAGCGCCGTCCGCACATGGGTGGCTCACTCGGCGCAGCGTTGTTGCAGCTGTTCATGCAGTCCGGTTGGCTGACATTGCCCAACGACTCAAGAGCCTTGCAATTGACGGCCACCGGCCAGCGCGAATTGCACCGCTTCGCCAAGGAAACCGAGCTGGAAATGGCGTTCTAG
- a CDS encoding MFS transporter, with translation MDTHGYSAAERLERLPISGYHRIIFIIIALAFFFDSMDLAMMTFLLGSIKAEFGLSSAQAGLLASSSFFGMVLGASLSGMLADRFGRKPVFQWSIVLWGVASYLCSTAQTVETLTLFRILLGIGMGMEFPIAQSMLSELIPAQRRGRYIALMDGFWPLGFVAAGVLSYFLLPLIGWRDIFLVLAVPAVFVLAIRFFIPESPRWLEQAGRDAAADKVLNGIEARVRKSLGGAALPEPIRLPRTVTPPGNFFAALKQIWSPQYRQRTTMIWSLWFFALLGFYGLTSWLSALLQQSGFAVTQSVYYTVLISLGGIPGFLMAAWLVERWGRKPVCIVTLLGGGVMAFLYGQSAVFGGNVALLISTGLLMQFFLFGMWAVLYTYTPELYPTSARATGSGFASAIGRVGSLLGPLVTGLVFPITGQGGVFALGAACFAIAAGVVWLFGMETRGKTLEELTESQIPG, from the coding sequence ATGGATACACACGGCTACAGCGCGGCAGAGCGCTTGGAGCGACTGCCAATCAGCGGTTATCACCGGATCATTTTCATCATCATTGCCCTGGCGTTTTTCTTCGACTCCATGGATCTGGCGATGATGACGTTCTTGCTCGGCTCGATCAAAGCCGAGTTCGGCCTGAGCAGTGCGCAAGCGGGATTGCTCGCCAGTTCGAGTTTTTTCGGCATGGTGCTGGGGGCGTCGCTGTCTGGCATGCTCGCCGATCGCTTCGGGCGTAAACCGGTGTTTCAGTGGAGCATCGTGCTGTGGGGCGTGGCCAGTTATCTGTGCTCGACGGCGCAAACGGTCGAGACGCTGACGCTGTTCCGCATCTTGCTGGGAATTGGCATGGGCATGGAGTTCCCCATCGCCCAATCGATGCTGTCCGAGCTGATTCCGGCGCAACGACGCGGGCGTTACATCGCGTTGATGGATGGTTTCTGGCCGCTCGGTTTCGTGGCGGCCGGCGTACTGTCTTACTTTCTGCTGCCTTTGATTGGCTGGCGCGACATCTTTCTGGTGTTGGCAGTGCCGGCGGTGTTTGTGCTGGCGATCCGCTTTTTCATTCCCGAGTCACCGCGCTGGCTGGAGCAGGCAGGGCGCGATGCCGCTGCGGACAAGGTTTTGAACGGCATCGAGGCGCGGGTGCGCAAATCGCTGGGCGGCGCGGCACTGCCGGAACCGATTCGTTTGCCGCGCACGGTGACGCCGCCGGGCAACTTCTTTGCGGCACTCAAGCAGATCTGGTCGCCGCAGTATCGCCAGCGCACGACGATGATCTGGAGTCTGTGGTTTTTTGCGCTGCTTGGCTTTTACGGGCTGACGTCGTGGCTGAGTGCCTTGCTGCAACAGTCGGGTTTTGCCGTGACGCAGTCGGTGTATTACACGGTGCTGATTTCCCTTGGCGGGATTCCCGGCTTTCTCATGGCGGCGTGGTTGGTCGAGCGTTGGGGGCGCAAACCGGTGTGCATCGTCACCTTGCTCGGTGGTGGGGTGATGGCGTTTCTGTACGGGCAGAGTGCGGTGTTTGGCGGCAACGTGGCGCTGCTGATCAGCACCGGGCTGTTGATGCAGTTTTTCCTGTTCGGCATGTGGGCGGTGCTTTACACCTACACGCCGGAGCTGTATCCGACGTCGGCACGGGCGACAGGCTCGGGCTTTGCCTCGGCAATTGGCCGGGTCGGCTCGCTGCTCGGGCCGTTGGTGACCGGGCTGGTGTTCCCGATTACCGGGCAGGGCGGGGTGTTCGCGCTGGGGGCGGCGTGTTTCGCGATAGCGGCGGGGGTGGTGTGGCTGTTCGGGATGGAGACGCGGGGGAAAACCCTGGAAGAGCTGACTGAAAGCCAAATTCCGGGCTAA
- a CDS encoding adenosine deaminase produces the protein MYDWLNALPKAELHLHLEGSLEPELLFALAERNKIALPWNDVETLRKAYAFNNLQEFLDLYYQGADVLRTSQDFYDLTWAYLLRCKAQNVIHTEPFFDPQTHTDRGIPFEVVLNGIAAALKDGEQQLGITSGLILSFLRHLSEEEAEKTLDQALPFRDAFVAVGLDSSEMGHPPSKFQRVFDRARHEGFLTVAHAGEEGPPEYIWEAIDLLKIQRIDHGVRAIEDERLMQRIIDEQIPLTVCPLSNTKLCVFDHMSQHNILDMLERGVKVTVNSDDPAYFGGYVTENFYALHEHLGMTQDQAKRLAQNSLDARLVKP, from the coding sequence ATGTACGACTGGCTCAACGCCTTGCCCAAGGCTGAACTGCACCTGCATCTGGAAGGCTCGCTGGAGCCTGAGTTGCTGTTCGCCCTGGCCGAGCGCAACAAGATCGCCCTGCCGTGGAACGACGTGGAAACCCTGCGCAAGGCTTACGCCTTCAACAATCTGCAGGAATTCCTCGACCTGTATTACCAGGGCGCCGACGTGTTGCGCACCTCGCAGGATTTCTACGACCTGACCTGGGCCTACCTGCTGCGCTGCAAGGCACAGAACGTGATTCACACCGAACCGTTCTTCGACCCGCAGACCCACACCGACCGGGGTATCCCGTTTGAAGTGGTGCTCAACGGCATCGCGGCGGCATTGAAGGATGGCGAGCAACAACTGGGCATCACCAGCGGCTTGATCCTCAGCTTCCTGCGCCACCTGAGCGAAGAAGAAGCGGAGAAAACCCTTGATCAGGCGCTGCCGTTCCGTGACGCGTTTGTCGCGGTCGGTCTGGACAGTTCCGAGATGGGTCACCCGCCGAGCAAGTTCCAGCGGGTATTTGACCGAGCCCGCCACGAAGGCTTCCTGACCGTTGCCCACGCCGGCGAAGAAGGCCCGCCGGAGTACATCTGGGAAGCCATCGACCTGCTGAAAATCCAGCGTATCGACCATGGCGTACGCGCCATCGAAGACGAGCGCCTGATGCAGCGGATCATCGACGAGCAGATCCCGTTGACCGTGTGCCCGCTGTCGAACACCAAGCTTTGCGTGTTCGATCACATGTCGCAGCACAACATTCTCGACATGCTCGAGCGTGGCGTAAAGGTCACGGTGAACTCCGATGACCCGGCGTACTTCGGTGGTTATGTGACCGAGAACTTCTACGCGCTGCATGAGCATTTGGGCATGACCCAGGATCAGGCCAAGCGTTTGGCGCAGAACAGCCTCGATGCGCGTCTGGTAAAACCATAA
- a CDS encoding 2-oxoglutarate and iron-dependent oxygenase domain-containing protein yields the protein MDQLPIIDISPLYSADENAWPAVAEQIDHACREWGFFYIKGHPISAQRIDAMLDHTQRFFALPAAEKLKIDITQTRHHRGYGAIATEQLDPSKPSDLKETFDMGLHLPANHPDVLAEKPLRGPNRHPAQTGWAELMEQHYLDMQALAQTLLRAMTVALNIERDFFDSRFNEPVSVLRMIHYPPRHTASSTEQQGAGAHTDYGCITLLYQDSAGGLQVKNVRGQWIDAPPIEGTFVVNLGDMMARWSNDRYRSTPHRVISPLGVDRYSMPFFAEPHPDTRIECLPGCQDALHPAKYPTTTCAEFLLSRFADTYAYRREQETV from the coding sequence ATGGATCAGCTTCCGATCATCGATATCAGCCCGCTCTATTCCGCCGACGAAAACGCCTGGCCCGCCGTGGCCGAGCAAATCGACCACGCCTGCCGCGAATGGGGTTTCTTCTACATCAAGGGTCATCCGATTTCCGCGCAGCGCATCGACGCGATGCTCGATCACACCCAACGTTTTTTCGCCCTGCCCGCAGCGGAAAAACTCAAGATCGACATCACCCAGACGCGCCACCATCGCGGCTACGGCGCCATCGCCACCGAGCAACTCGACCCAAGCAAACCCAGCGATCTGAAAGAAACCTTCGACATGGGTCTGCACCTGCCGGCCAACCATCCTGATGTACTCGCGGAAAAACCGTTGCGCGGGCCGAACCGTCATCCGGCGCAAACCGGATGGGCGGAGTTGATGGAGCAGCACTACCTCGACATGCAGGCCCTCGCGCAAACCTTGTTGCGGGCGATGACCGTCGCGCTGAACATCGAACGCGACTTCTTCGACAGCCGCTTCAACGAACCCGTCAGCGTTCTGCGCATGATCCATTACCCACCGCGCCACACCGCCAGCTCCACCGAGCAGCAAGGCGCCGGCGCGCACACCGATTACGGCTGCATCACCCTGCTCTATCAGGACAGCGCCGGTGGCTTGCAGGTCAAAAATGTGAGGGGTCAATGGATCGACGCGCCGCCGATCGAGGGCACGTTCGTGGTCAACCTCGGCGACATGATGGCGCGCTGGAGCAATGATCGTTATCGCTCAACGCCGCACCGGGTGATCAGCCCGCTCGGGGTCGATCGCTATTCGATGCCGTTCTTCGCCGAGCCGCACCCGGACACGCGCATCGAATGCCTGCCGGGTTGTCAGGACGCACTGCATCCAGCGAAATATCCGACCACCACCTGCGCCGAATTCCTGTTGTCGCGCTTCGCCGATACCTACGCCTATCGCCGCGAGCAAGAAACCGTGTGA